Proteins encoded in a region of the Chryseobacterium piperi genome:
- a CDS encoding TonB-dependent receptor plug domain-containing protein produces MHNFKHRSIITSATLISTFYFAQSDSLKSKKIDEVVLLGSRGSGRSLTDTPVPVDVINISKILKQSPVNNISQALNYIVPSFSSTSHTVNDGTDFVDPAQLRGLGPDQVLVLLNGKRRYQSSLINVTLTPGRGSVGTDLNAIPAFALDKIEVLRDGASAQYGSDAIAGVVNLGLKKRLGLSGQVFLGGYASPVTNNFSGGVDGETISLDLNYGFKVGKQGFFNITTSTQYRDPYSRAGVRGGDIYNAYNAINYRAAQNGIDIDGLYKNIGNTANSQQIINTIKQYATQVDYFSSQLQNDISNANSISTLQGLLGGDVTNQELAYRGLERKDFSIRAGQSKLQSAQVYYNSEVPINDDWKIYSFGGYSYRLGNAGGFFRLPNTERNVNFLSPNGYLPQIEATINDNSYAAGIKGKWNDWNIDLSNTFGKNTFDFGVVNTFNASLVNNSPRSFKAGGLEFLQNTVNLDFSKKYDVLHGLNIAFGGEYRYENYKVNAGNQNSYASYDIFGNVVTTSTPGNELVTDFFGRTRPAGSQVFPGFSPENAVSGNRNSVAGYVDVELEPTDWWLVEGALRYENYSDFGSTFNYKLATNVKLVDNFNWRGAISTGFRAPSLAQIYYSSTSTLIQQGNTTQVGTFRNNSEAAQALGIPKLKQETSQSYSTGITWKVPKLNLVVTADVYYIKIKDRVVLTDLFFRPEGTPGIDFPEGSDQAVLQNAFDLARASAANFFANAVNSQTKGLDITVSQTSKISSGISLENNFGLNLNQTKRIGEINASPKLISQIDSYFSEPNRVYFEEAVPRVKATLSNAL; encoded by the coding sequence TTAAAATCAAAAAAGATAGATGAGGTTGTGCTGCTTGGTTCAAGAGGAAGCGGAAGATCACTAACGGATACACCCGTACCGGTAGACGTTATCAACATTTCAAAAATATTAAAACAAAGTCCTGTTAATAATATAAGCCAGGCACTGAACTATATTGTTCCTTCTTTTTCCTCCACATCCCATACGGTTAATGACGGGACTGATTTCGTAGACCCGGCACAATTACGAGGATTAGGACCAGATCAGGTTTTGGTTCTTCTTAATGGGAAAAGAAGATATCAGTCATCATTAATAAACGTGACCCTAACTCCGGGAAGAGGATCTGTAGGGACCGACCTTAATGCTATTCCTGCATTTGCACTTGATAAGATAGAGGTTTTAAGAGATGGTGCTTCTGCACAATATGGATCTGATGCTATTGCGGGTGTTGTGAACTTAGGACTCAAAAAGAGATTAGGCCTTTCCGGCCAGGTATTTTTAGGCGGATATGCTTCGCCGGTTACGAATAACTTTTCGGGAGGAGTAGATGGGGAAACTATTTCCTTAGACCTTAACTATGGTTTTAAAGTAGGTAAACAAGGTTTCTTTAATATTACAACTTCTACTCAATATCGGGATCCTTACTCAAGAGCAGGTGTGAGGGGAGGAGATATTTATAACGCTTATAATGCAATTAATTATAGAGCAGCTCAGAATGGAATAGATATAGACGGATTATATAAGAATATTGGAAATACCGCGAACAGTCAGCAGATTATTAATACGATCAAGCAATACGCAACTCAGGTCGATTACTTCTCATCTCAGCTACAAAACGATATCTCAAATGCCAATAGCATTTCAACGTTGCAAGGATTGCTGGGAGGAGATGTTACGAATCAGGAGCTTGCTTACAGAGGGCTTGAGCGAAAAGATTTCAGTATACGAGCTGGACAATCGAAGCTGCAATCAGCACAGGTGTATTACAATTCAGAAGTACCTATTAATGATGATTGGAAAATTTACTCTTTTGGTGGTTATAGCTATAGGCTGGGGAATGCGGGAGGCTTTTTCCGTCTGCCGAATACGGAAAGGAATGTCAATTTTCTTTCACCTAATGGGTATCTACCCCAGATAGAGGCTACTATTAATGATAATTCTTATGCAGCAGGGATTAAAGGAAAATGGAATGACTGGAATATAGACCTGAGCAATACTTTTGGTAAAAATACATTTGACTTCGGTGTAGTGAATACCTTTAACGCTTCATTAGTTAATAACTCACCAAGATCTTTTAAAGCGGGTGGACTGGAGTTTTTACAAAATACAGTCAACCTGGATTTTTCAAAAAAGTATGATGTATTACATGGGTTAAACATTGCTTTTGGTGGTGAATACCGTTATGAAAACTATAAAGTAAATGCGGGAAACCAAAACTCTTATGCATCTTATGATATTTTTGGAAATGTAGTTACTACAAGTACACCTGGCAATGAGTTGGTAACCGATTTTTTCGGAAGAACAAGACCTGCCGGTTCGCAGGTATTCCCAGGGTTCAGTCCTGAAAATGCAGTTTCTGGAAACAGGAACAGTGTTGCAGGTTATGTGGATGTAGAGCTGGAACCAACTGATTGGTGGCTAGTGGAAGGAGCCTTGCGTTATGAAAACTACTCAGATTTTGGGTCAACATTTAATTATAAGCTGGCAACGAATGTTAAGCTGGTCGATAATTTCAATTGGAGAGGTGCTATTTCTACAGGCTTTAGGGCACCTTCTTTGGCCCAAATCTATTATAGTTCAACTTCAACCTTAATTCAACAAGGAAATACGACTCAGGTTGGAACTTTTAGAAATAATTCTGAGGCAGCACAGGCTTTAGGAATTCCGAAACTAAAACAGGAGACTTCTCAGTCCTATAGTACAGGTATTACATGGAAAGTTCCGAAACTGAATTTAGTTGTTACAGCAGATGTCTACTATATTAAAATTAAGGATAGAGTAGTTCTAACCGATTTGTTTTTCAGACCTGAAGGTACTCCGGGAATAGATTTTCCTGAAGGATCTGATCAGGCTGTTCTGCAAAACGCTTTTGATCTTGCCAGAGCAAGTGCAGCTAATTTTTTTGCCAATGCAGTTAATTCTCAAACAAAAGGACTTGATATTACTGTTTCTCAGACTTCAAAAATTAGCTCTGGAATTAGTTTGGAGAATAATTTTGGTCTTAATCTCAATCAGACAAAAAGAATTGGAGAGATTAATGCTTCTCCCAAATTAATAAGCCAGATTGATAGCTATTTTTCAGAACCGAACAGAGTCTACTTTGAAGAGGCGGTACCTCGTGTGAAGGCTACGCTTTCCAATGCCTTGTGA
- a CDS encoding TonB-dependent receptor: MTDADVLDANFDGVTGKQEHFVLNSRFVTDLSVGYDFNKNVALTIGSNNIFNVMPSKNPLINSLTADNQFVYSRQVSQYGIGGRFLFARVEFKF; encoded by the coding sequence GTGACTGATGCAGATGTGCTAGATGCTAACTTTGACGGTGTTACAGGAAAGCAGGAGCATTTTGTTTTAAATAGCCGTTTTGTAACTGATCTTTCTGTTGGGTATGATTTCAATAAGAATGTTGCACTGACAATAGGAAGTAATAATATTTTCAATGTAATGCCTTCTAAAAATCCTTTAATCAATTCTTTGACAGCAGATAATCAATTTGTTTATTCCAGACAGGTTTCTCAGTATGGAATTGGTGGAAGGTTTTTATTTGCAAGAGTGGAGTTTAAGTTTTAG